In Pseudobdellovibrionaceae bacterium, the following proteins share a genomic window:
- a CDS encoding LptF/LptG family permease: MIPSFILGALIFIFILLIFQALRLTEFVLVHGVKVQDILQMIVYLSVSFLPIILPMSLLFAVLLTYGRLSGDSEIVAMKSLGLNLKHLSLPAIVLGAVTVVISAQAAFYLAPWGNRRFEVMINELGRLKASATIREGIFSEGFFDMVVYANNVDSKEGTLRKVFIFDERDPKSPLTIIAREGKVLQSQTREGNSALLRLLDGNIHRTNDAAYTKINFESYDINLFDPITIEEKKKSMLSHTLADINAGLKDPDLEPQDRRKLLVEFHRRSALAAACLIFALLGVGFGTSANRRSARGGGFAICLGIIVSYWLLYIVFENLTKGSATLPVGPMVWVTNILFALITAWSLKRASRA, encoded by the coding sequence ATGATCCCCAGTTTTATTCTTGGCGCGCTGATATTTATTTTTATTCTTCTGATTTTTCAGGCTCTACGCCTCACCGAGTTTGTCCTCGTCCACGGGGTGAAGGTACAGGACATTTTGCAGATGATTGTTTATCTTTCGGTGAGCTTTCTTCCCATCATCCTGCCCATGAGCCTGTTGTTCGCGGTATTGCTCACTTATGGACGACTCAGTGGAGACTCAGAGATTGTCGCCATGAAGTCTCTGGGACTCAATTTAAAACACCTGTCCTTACCCGCCATCGTCTTGGGAGCCGTGACGGTAGTGATTTCCGCCCAGGCGGCCTTCTACCTGGCTCCCTGGGGAAACCGAAGATTTGAAGTCATGATCAATGAGCTGGGTCGCCTGAAGGCCAGCGCCACCATTCGCGAAGGCATTTTCTCCGAAGGTTTTTTTGATATGGTGGTGTACGCCAATAACGTAGACTCAAAAGAAGGAACGCTACGCAAGGTCTTCATTTTTGATGAGCGAGATCCAAAGTCACCTCTCACCATTATTGCCCGGGAAGGCAAAGTACTGCAGTCTCAAACCCGAGAGGGAAATTCAGCTCTCCTGCGCCTTCTCGATGGAAACATTCATCGCACCAATGATGCTGCCTACACCAAAATCAATTTTGAAAGCTACGACATCAATCTTTTTGATCCCATCACTATTGAAGAGAAAAAGAAATCCATGCTGTCCCACACCCTGGCCGATATCAATGCCGGTCTAAAAGACCCGGACCTGGAGCCCCAAGACAGGAGAAAGCTTTTGGTTGAGTTCCATCGCCGCTCAGCCCTGGCTGCTGCCTGCTTGATCTTTGCCCTGTTGGGAGTGGGCTTCGGAACCTCCGCCAACCGGCGCTCAGCTCGGGGCGGTGGTTTTGCCATTTGCCTGGGTATCATTGTTAGCTATTGGCTTCTCTACATTGTCTTTGAGAATCTCACCAAGGGAAGCGCCACCCTGCCAGTTGGTCCTATGGTTTGGGTGACCAATATCCTCTTTGCCTTGATTACTGCTTGGAGCCTGAAAAGAGCTTCCCGCGCCTAA
- the kdsA gene encoding 3-deoxy-8-phosphooctulonate synthase encodes MDTKTRVETVELPTREFRVPTPKGTDLVAGQGHDLLLIAGPCVIDSKELIHETAKKLADISQRLGIGLIFKSSFEKDNRGSEKNWRGPMAEEGLKILAGVREEFGLPVTTDIHRVDEVPMVAEHVDVLQIPAYMCQQTSLVIACGETGRPVNIKKGQFLAPEGMGGAVSKIRSTGNKNVLLTERGTCFGYNRLVADMRSIPVMQELGAPVCFDATHVVRLYGISSADPAGGEPRYVPHLILGAVAAGCDALFIETHPRPMEAKCDAASQLDLSHFENMVKMAMNVRKAIGKPENVGTFVPTTN; translated from the coding sequence ATGGATACCAAGACTCGCGTAGAAACAGTTGAACTTCCGACCCGTGAATTTCGTGTTCCCACTCCAAAGGGAACGGATTTGGTCGCCGGCCAGGGACATGACCTCTTGCTGATCGCCGGCCCCTGTGTGATTGACAGTAAAGAGCTGATTCATGAAACCGCCAAAAAACTGGCCGACATCAGTCAACGCTTAGGAATTGGTCTGATTTTTAAGTCCAGTTTTGAAAAAGATAATCGTGGAAGTGAAAAGAACTGGCGTGGCCCCATGGCCGAAGAAGGTCTCAAGATTTTGGCCGGTGTCCGTGAGGAATTTGGCCTGCCGGTAACCACGGACATTCACCGCGTGGACGAGGTGCCCATGGTGGCCGAACACGTGGACGTGCTACAAATTCCGGCCTATATGTGCCAACAAACTTCACTAGTGATTGCCTGTGGTGAAACCGGGCGTCCGGTTAACATCAAGAAAGGTCAGTTTCTCGCTCCTGAAGGAATGGGCGGTGCGGTTTCAAAAATTCGCTCAACGGGAAACAAAAATGTGTTGCTGACTGAGCGGGGCACCTGTTTTGGCTACAATCGTCTGGTTGCAGATATGCGGTCCATTCCTGTTATGCAGGAGTTGGGCGCTCCTGTTTGTTTTGATGCCACCCATGTGGTGCGATTGTACGGCATTTCCAGTGCTGATCCTGCGGGAGGCGAGCCTCGCTACGTGCCTCACTTGATTCTCGGTGCGGTAGCAGCAGGCTGTGATGCTTTGTTCATCGAGACCCATCCCCGCCCGATGGAAGCCAAATGTGATGCCGCTTCACAATTGGACCTAAGTCATTTTGAAAATATGGTCAAGATGGCGATGAATGTTCGCAAGGCGATTGGAAAGCCGGAGAACGTGGGAACTTTTGTTCCAACTACCAATTAA
- a CDS encoding response regulator, which yields MQKQDVKILLVEDDETVGAAVEEAFQRAGYPCRWATSADEAMSAFKITDYKVVILDCMLPKVNGIQLGEEFRKMAGDDFKILLVSGIFKDRSFSNDAIRKVKADGFYVKPFDIQTLVNKVDTTFEEDLEPDRDPLFQLMASDGHTARERLKAIEETETIHGFDLPWVYSLLVGTNLSGHLNLLTADGEVSSVAISNGEIVQVNVNDKTSYFGILLVEHGFTSSEEVEESLNYPSEKPLGERLVEANAMSPHAIRIIRREQMAIRLSKTVQDTSIQVSFLEHQVKESDVSINSANLATLLNDWVSSKVTYEWLRAYYTPWMEHSVKFGPEKSQYELVKSQSLLGPVPNLLKMVDNRKTLQEILDTSSIYEQKVLRALHFLFLERILVFDNRRFNSVDYSGKVKRLKVMLEDFEMQNYYEILGLSQKARDKEINRAYLELAKVLHPDKLDPGAPKEAHELQQAVFARIADAYDVLRDRNRRSAYVQELEMGLADEVLRMEAAFEDAVTFLHRGRYQKALEILDEIRKKKNQRGDLIIFHVWAKIKVGCPQSKQEKFIADVGYELNQVPPEERHSANYIFVKGLYFKLIGRFDKAYTYFKHASTMDPSLMSAKRELVALEGKDNARGTTGELTGVFSKFFAVGKKKSS from the coding sequence ATGCAAAAACAGGATGTTAAAATCCTTCTTGTTGAGGATGATGAAACTGTTGGGGCCGCTGTTGAAGAGGCCTTCCAAAGGGCAGGGTATCCCTGTCGCTGGGCCACTTCGGCCGACGAAGCCATGTCAGCCTTTAAAATTACTGATTACAAAGTCGTTATTCTCGATTGCATGCTCCCTAAAGTGAACGGGATCCAATTAGGCGAAGAGTTCCGCAAGATGGCTGGAGATGATTTCAAAATCCTTTTGGTCAGCGGTATTTTCAAGGACCGCTCCTTCTCCAATGATGCCATTCGCAAGGTCAAGGCTGACGGCTTTTACGTCAAACCTTTTGATATTCAGACCCTGGTCAACAAGGTCGACACCACCTTTGAAGAGGACCTGGAGCCCGATCGGGACCCTTTGTTTCAACTGATGGCAAGCGATGGGCACACCGCCCGAGAGAGACTCAAAGCCATTGAAGAAACAGAAACCATTCATGGATTTGATTTGCCCTGGGTCTACTCCCTGTTAGTCGGAACGAACCTGTCGGGACATTTGAATCTCCTCACCGCTGACGGCGAAGTGTCTTCGGTGGCCATTTCCAACGGCGAAATCGTTCAGGTCAACGTCAATGACAAGACCTCCTACTTTGGCATTCTTCTCGTTGAACACGGATTTACCTCCAGTGAAGAAGTGGAAGAAAGTCTCAACTACCCGAGTGAGAAACCGCTTGGTGAGAGGCTGGTTGAAGCCAACGCCATGAGCCCCCACGCGATTCGCATTATTCGCCGGGAGCAAATGGCCATTCGCCTCAGTAAGACCGTCCAGGACACTTCGATTCAGGTGAGTTTTCTTGAGCACCAGGTGAAAGAGAGCGATGTGTCGATTAACTCGGCCAATCTGGCCACCCTTCTCAATGACTGGGTCAGCTCGAAAGTGACCTATGAGTGGCTCCGTGCCTACTACACTCCCTGGATGGAGCATTCGGTGAAGTTCGGACCAGAGAAGAGTCAGTATGAGCTGGTCAAAAGCCAATCCTTGCTTGGACCGGTGCCCAATTTGCTCAAGATGGTGGACAATCGCAAAACTCTGCAGGAGATTTTGGACACTTCATCCATATATGAGCAAAAAGTTTTGCGTGCCCTTCACTTTTTGTTCCTGGAAAGAATTCTTGTCTTCGACAACCGCCGCTTCAACTCTGTTGACTACTCCGGAAAGGTCAAGCGACTCAAGGTGATGTTGGAAGATTTTGAAATGCAAAACTATTACGAAATCTTGGGACTCAGTCAAAAAGCCCGGGACAAGGAAATCAACAGGGCCTATCTGGAGCTAGCGAAGGTTCTGCATCCTGACAAATTAGACCCGGGGGCACCAAAAGAAGCCCATGAACTCCAGCAAGCCGTCTTTGCCCGCATTGCCGATGCCTATGATGTCCTGCGGGACCGCAATCGAAGATCTGCATATGTGCAGGAGCTGGAGATGGGTCTCGCCGACGAAGTACTGAGAATGGAGGCCGCCTTTGAAGACGCAGTGACCTTCCTGCACAGGGGTCGCTACCAAAAGGCCTTGGAAATTCTCGATGAAATCCGCAAAAAGAAGAACCAACGTGGCGATTTGATCATCTTCCATGTGTGGGCCAAAATCAAAGTGGGTTGCCCCCAAAGCAAGCAGGAGAAATTCATCGCTGATGTGGGCTATGAACTCAATCAGGTTCCTCCGGAAGAAAGACACTCGGCCAATTACATCTTCGTCAAGGGTCTTTACTTCAAACTCATCGGGCGCTTCGACAAGGCCTATACCTACTTCAAACACGCCAGCACTATGGACCCCTCACTCATGTCTGCAAAAAGGGAGTTAGTGGCTCTCGAAGGCAAAGATAATGCGCGGGGAACTACCGGCGAGCTCACCGGTGTCTTCAGCAAATTTTTTGCTGTGGGCAAAAAGAAGTCTTCCTAA
- the trxA gene encoding thioredoxin, whose translation MATNAVTDSSFDSDVLKSSTPVLVDFWAEWCGPCRALAPKLDEIAAELGSSVKILKLNVDENQATPVKYGVRGIPTMILFKGGQQVGQVTGNLPKEDILAMLQQHI comes from the coding sequence ATGGCGACCAACGCGGTAACAGATTCAAGTTTCGATTCAGATGTTCTCAAATCCAGCACCCCAGTACTGGTGGATTTTTGGGCTGAATGGTGTGGTCCCTGTCGTGCTCTGGCCCCCAAATTGGATGAGATTGCTGCAGAATTAGGCAGTTCAGTCAAAATCCTCAAGCTGAATGTGGATGAGAATCAAGCAACTCCAGTCAAATATGGTGTCCGCGGAATTCCCACCATGATTCTGTTTAAGGGTGGCCAGCAAGTCGGACAGGTGACTGGCAACCTACCAAAAGAAGACATTTTGGCCATGCTTCAGCAGCATATCTAA
- the rodA gene encoding rod shape-determining protein RodA, with the protein MKSAIQVEERTFTKRLDLSFAIVILGLNLIGLINLYSATHGVHDVGTNRLFINQIAWLLAGWGFFFVITLINYEIFGRLAYLLYGLNVAALGAVMVVGRRILGAQRWLDLGFFHYQPSETMKLTLILVLAKYLSHKDVRKGLGYKDLVIPGLIVGVPFALVVKQPDLGTAMLLVFIAMSMIMFVRVKKSILAACLAIGLVAAPMVWNFGLKPYQKNRILTFVYPGRDPRGAGYNSIQSKIAVGSGKILGKGFRKGTQSQLEFLPERHTDFIYSVLSEEHGFIGSMLTLGLFMVLLVMGIRIASQGRDKFGALVVVGVLSYIFWHMFINIGMVIGILPIVGVPLPLLSYGGTGMLSTMVGLGLISSIAYRRYLF; encoded by the coding sequence ATGAAGTCAGCCATTCAGGTGGAGGAACGTACATTTACCAAGCGCCTTGACCTCAGCTTTGCCATTGTCATACTGGGTTTAAACCTCATCGGCCTGATCAACTTATACAGCGCCACCCACGGCGTTCACGATGTGGGAACCAATCGCCTGTTTATCAATCAAATTGCCTGGCTCCTTGCTGGCTGGGGATTCTTTTTTGTTATTACCTTAATCAACTACGAGATTTTTGGCCGTCTCGCCTATTTGCTCTATGGTCTCAATGTGGCGGCTCTAGGTGCGGTGATGGTGGTGGGTAGACGGATTCTCGGCGCCCAGCGCTGGCTGGATCTGGGATTTTTCCACTATCAACCATCGGAAACAATGAAGCTCACACTGATTTTGGTCCTCGCCAAATACCTCAGTCACAAAGACGTGCGTAAAGGTCTTGGCTACAAAGATCTTGTCATTCCGGGGCTGATTGTCGGCGTCCCCTTTGCTCTGGTTGTGAAACAACCAGATTTGGGAACGGCCATGCTGTTGGTCTTTATTGCCATGTCCATGATCATGTTTGTGCGAGTTAAGAAATCGATTCTGGCTGCCTGTTTGGCTATCGGATTGGTGGCAGCTCCCATGGTGTGGAATTTTGGACTCAAGCCTTACCAGAAAAATCGCATTCTCACCTTTGTCTATCCCGGTCGCGACCCACGTGGGGCAGGTTACAACAGCATCCAATCCAAGATTGCCGTGGGTAGCGGCAAGATCCTGGGCAAAGGTTTCCGCAAAGGAACCCAATCCCAATTGGAATTTCTCCCTGAGCGGCACACAGACTTTATCTACAGCGTTCTGAGCGAAGAACACGGCTTTATTGGCAGCATGCTCACTCTCGGTCTATTCATGGTCCTATTGGTGATGGGGATTCGCATTGCCAGCCAGGGCCGGGATAAGTTTGGCGCCCTCGTGGTGGTGGGCGTCCTGTCCTATATCTTTTGGCATATGTTTATCAACATCGGCATGGTGATTGGCATTTTGCCAATTGTGGGAGTCCCTCTCCCACTTTTGAGTTACGGTGGAACTGGAATGCTGTCCACCATGGTGGGATTGGGACTCATTTCCTCAATCGCCTATCGGCGCTATCTGTTTTAG
- the mrdA gene encoding penicillin-binding protein 2, whose translation MSSKYISNSEEEAKSYLPRYRLLYILVLGSGFIIFARLWYLQIIMGTELRDFSEKNLIKETKIPAPRGLILDREGRVLVDNLPGFEATISPQYAVKLKETSSAISPILDSPANTIVTTVKRSRRKNGPFRPVKIKENLSLDEVYRLKLLRLDHPGLNINEAITRHYPLLESGAQLFGYVAEISKEQISKFNNKFRVVFNFEQGDIIGKNGLEEVWERYLRGLDGISIVEVDARGRRTDADSPRAFGFKPQDAIPGHNLILTIDRDIQQAAYTAMNREDHIGPRVGSLVALKSNGEVLAWLSSPSYDPNSFSTGISPEVWGKLINDPFRPLRNRVIQDHYSPGSTFKPIVALAALQEKVITPNTVVHAPGFIRFGRRIYHDHMKGGHGNVTVAEAIERSSNVFFYKMGIALGIDKMAGYAKLLGLGNYTGINMSNEVPGLIPTRDWKLKQMGEEWQPGENLSNAIGQGYVLTNALQMAMAYSTIGQEGPLYRPFVVKKIINQDNELIKEFQPHLIRDASQPNEEGLFISKETFKTVKKGMWRVANGERGTARWWKIPGVEMAGKTGTVQMRSYSADQIYDKCEERPFNQRHHGWFVGFAPADKPEITVAVLAEHACHGSTGGAPVARDVILAYMEKYHPDWISKPKPKVKIAPKKPEPEHVSTEEELE comes from the coding sequence ATGAGTAGCAAGTACATTTCCAATTCAGAAGAAGAAGCCAAATCCTACCTACCCAGATATCGGCTTCTGTATATTCTGGTGTTGGGATCAGGATTTATTATCTTTGCCCGACTTTGGTATTTGCAGATCATCATGGGCACTGAACTCCGCGATTTCTCGGAAAAAAACCTGATCAAGGAAACTAAAATCCCAGCGCCACGTGGACTCATATTGGATCGTGAGGGACGGGTTTTGGTGGACAACCTCCCTGGCTTTGAGGCCACCATTTCTCCTCAGTATGCGGTGAAACTGAAGGAAACCTCTAGCGCCATCAGTCCTATTTTGGATTCCCCAGCCAACACCATTGTGACCACAGTCAAGCGCAGCCGCCGCAAAAATGGCCCCTTTCGCCCGGTCAAAATCAAAGAGAATCTCAGCCTCGACGAAGTCTATCGCCTCAAGCTTTTGCGTCTGGATCATCCAGGCCTCAACATCAATGAGGCCATCACCCGCCACTATCCCCTCCTGGAAAGTGGCGCACAGCTTTTTGGTTATGTCGCGGAGATCTCCAAAGAACAGATTTCAAAATTCAATAATAAATTTCGCGTTGTCTTTAACTTTGAACAGGGTGACATCATCGGCAAAAATGGATTGGAGGAGGTCTGGGAGCGATATCTGCGCGGCCTGGATGGCATTTCCATTGTTGAAGTGGATGCCCGCGGCCGAAGAACAGATGCAGACTCCCCTAGGGCCTTTGGCTTTAAGCCCCAAGATGCCATTCCCGGCCATAATTTGATTTTGACCATAGACCGAGATATTCAGCAGGCCGCGTACACCGCCATGAACCGCGAGGACCACATTGGCCCGCGCGTGGGCAGTCTGGTCGCCCTTAAGTCCAACGGCGAAGTCCTCGCCTGGCTGAGTTCTCCCTCCTATGACCCGAACAGCTTTTCCACCGGAATCTCACCCGAGGTTTGGGGAAAATTGATCAATGATCCCTTTCGTCCCCTACGTAATCGAGTTATTCAGGACCACTACTCCCCAGGTTCCACTTTTAAACCCATTGTTGCCCTGGCGGCTCTTCAGGAAAAGGTAATCACTCCAAATACCGTCGTTCACGCACCCGGATTTATACGCTTTGGTCGGCGCATCTACCACGATCACATGAAGGGGGGACACGGAAACGTCACAGTAGCTGAAGCCATCGAACGCTCATCCAATGTGTTTTTCTACAAAATGGGCATTGCCCTTGGCATCGACAAAATGGCTGGCTACGCCAAACTCTTAGGCCTGGGCAATTATACGGGCATCAATATGTCCAACGAAGTTCCCGGTTTAATTCCCACACGCGATTGGAAGTTGAAGCAGATGGGTGAGGAATGGCAACCTGGGGAAAACCTCAGCAATGCCATCGGCCAAGGATATGTTTTGACCAACGCTTTGCAAATGGCCATGGCCTATTCCACCATTGGCCAAGAAGGACCTCTCTACCGCCCCTTTGTGGTGAAAAAGATAATTAACCAGGACAATGAACTTATTAAGGAATTCCAACCACACCTAATCCGTGATGCAAGCCAGCCCAACGAGGAAGGCCTTTTTATATCCAAGGAGACCTTCAAGACGGTCAAAAAAGGAATGTGGAGAGTTGCCAATGGTGAACGTGGCACCGCGAGGTGGTGGAAGATACCAGGAGTTGAAATGGCCGGTAAAACCGGAACTGTCCAAATGCGTTCTTATTCAGCGGATCAAATCTACGACAAGTGCGAAGAACGCCCCTTTAATCAACGACACCATGGGTGGTTTGTGGGCTTCGCACCAGCTGATAAGCCTGAGATCACGGTTGCGGTTCTGGCTGAACATGCCTGTCACGGCTCAACGGGTGGTGCTCCGGTGGCGCGGGACGTGATCTTGGCCTACATGGAAAAATATCATCCCGATTGGATTAGTAAGCCCAAGCCGAAGGTGAAGATAGCCCCCAAAAAACCTGAGCCAGAACATGTCTCTACGGAAGAGGAGCTGGAATGA